In the Arachis stenosperma cultivar V10309 chromosome 8, arast.V10309.gnm1.PFL2, whole genome shotgun sequence genome, TCCGGATGAACTGTGATTATGGAAGAATAGTTCTGCATATTCGACAAAACACGATTAATATCGTAATAGAGATAAACATAAACATATATCAAAACATTGTAGTTTGTGAATCCAACTTTACTTCTATAGTAAGTCGAAAAAAGAAAGTCAACAAAGATTGCAAATACAATACAAAACGAATCATAAACCCAAAAGATTCAATACCACTGACAAATAGGAGCTCCCGAAATCCAAATCCTTTCAACACATTCCCTATATACATGATAGGAGAGGCAGGTCAATGACAAAATTTTCTTCCCTTTTCAGGAAAGAAAAGTCAACCATGATCATAGAAACAATGAAGTAAGATCCCAAAAATTCAATCAACCATTATCTTTTATTCATCACTATGAAAATTTAGTATACCCCTGAAAGTGATAGATAAAAAGGAAATAGAGTAAACAACAAAAGCAGGCAAATGATTTATTTGCCATCTCCAACGCTTATTCGCATATCGACACTCTTACTCGAACCAAGTTCTAGATTTCCAATATTGAACCTATATAAGAAGCTAACATATTGGTCATCATAATGAATCTAAGAAAGAAGCATAAAACAAATGAGGAAGAACAAAGTTTCATAGTCATACCCTCAGCCTGTGATCACCTCCAACAATTCTTATGCCAAGAATGTGTTCTTCATCATCAAGTTGTTCTAACCTCTCAGTGCTGGTTGTAGCTGGAAGACCAGATTTAACATTCACTTCTCTAACACTACCAATGCCAAGATCCCCTTGCATGATACACCTGCTAACAAATGGTTTATATTTCTGAGGTTGATCAAATCTTCTCACCAGAGACCACACCTAAacagagaaaaataaaataaaccaatCAGAtcaatcaataatcaataatcCATTGTGTTCTCTTTTTTGCTACAATAGTACAAAGTTCACACAATAATGAAACATGTCATCAAATAATCATAAAATCTTAATTGTTTACTGAAAAAACAACACTGCAAAGAGCTACAAGTTAAAGAGTGTAGTAAAGATGTGAAACTCAAATAAGTAATACATATAAAGAAATCAAGCTTTACACAAATTGATTTTTGATCTTGAGAAATTGGATATGACACCAAAGTTCCATTGAAATCCACATAAACCACCACAAACAAATCGAAAACTTCCATTCATGAGCTGAAAAAAACCAACTTTTACAGCACCCCATCAATTGAAATGTCAGAACCTCATAACTAACATACCAAGATGGCTTAAATATCATTGAAAACCAAAACAAGTCACCCCAAAATAGCACATAGTTCAGATCTCTCTTCAAACAAAACccaagacaaaaaaaaaatcattttttccCTCTCTCACAGAACAAATCACAAACACCTAACAGACAAGACAAAACCCAATTCAGAACCAAAAGAAACTGATCCAAAAAGAAGAGTAACAACAACTCACAAGATGAACAGGAGCTCTTATGTGTTTGACAAGTGCAGAAGTGCACTGGTTGTCCCTAGGTTCATGCCTATGGTGCCTCCTTATGTACTGTGCTTCAATGGCACCATAAGcttcaccaccaccaccacaactACCGTTCATCATCACtcacttttctttcttcttcttcttctctatctATCTCTACCTATGTAGTTGCTGTTGTGTGAGTGTGTGAAAAGAAAGTTGgttactttctttctttttgatGCTTATCTGAATTGTGTATATCTATCTATATATCTATGTATGTGTGTTTCTGAACTTTCCCTCTGATGGGTGTTATTGTTGTTTctgttttttctctttttctctctctgtCTTTAACTCTTTTTGCCTATTAGATATGGCAGAGGCAACAAGTGGGGTGGGATAAGCTTTGGTTccacagagagagagagagagtgagtttgGTGTAAAAAAGTGACAACCTTAGCTTAGCTTGGCAGTCTAACAAAAATTCATGAATCCACCGACAATGTTCTTATT is a window encoding:
- the LOC130944988 gene encoding abscisic acid receptor PYL9-like — its product is MMNGSCGGGGEAYGAIEAQYIRRHHRHEPRDNQCTSALVKHIRAPVHLVWSLVRRFDQPQKYKPFVSRCIMQGDLGIGSVREVNVKSGLPATTSTERLEQLDDEEHILGIRIVGGDHRLRNYSSIITVHPEVIEGRPGTMVIESFVVDVPDGNTKDETCYFVEALIRCNLSSLADVSERMAVQGRTDPINQ